The DNA window atttttaaaattagtaGTAGAAAATTCCATTTAAACGAGATCCCCCTtagaatgaaatataaataaaattaaaacttaaGCATATAACACAAGATGATAAAGCAAAAGTGGGTATTCttatataacaatatgaGGTAGCGTTTATTTTCTTAGtattaaagaagaaaaaacaacATTAGAAACAACaccaataataatattatataaataaaaaatgtaaaatcttggaataaaaacattaatcaaaatataaagtatatatctatattttctttataactttattcaaaatttttattatttgtccactttcaatttattacaattaaaaGTGTTACACATTATGTAACAGTTTTAacgttttttttcttctattgatatatataatatgtgaCATTGTTAGCAGGGTATTTATGAATGATGCTAAGATAGATGaattctaattttaattgaattcaaatgggaaaaatcctaaccattattttataattcataaatatgttCTGCTCTAGCATTATTCTTATTGTTTTCTTACTTCATTAATACCTTATTctatacataatatacatatgattaaaaaaattgatatatgataaataataaaaatagtgtaactacattataaattttttgataaagtaaattttaataataacaaatagaATTTAAATGCCTATGCttcgtttttattttctccatataaaaagaaaaataaaacaaatatacccataaatataatagcaAGTAAcatgtttatgtttatagAATCTGAGAAATAGAAAtgtaattcttattttattgagTTTCCAGATAGAatccatttatatattatctacacaatttattatctatacattcatataagaataataatttagaaaagGAGGATTTCATTTCTCATTACATGAAATTTTTAGGCACCATGGTAATTTGTTAATTGTAAACTTCGTGTACgcactcattttttttattgtacatAGTTACATATGTCTTTGTATTTtactataaatatgaattttagttattaacaatatataatatattttgcactattcttaatattgctttcaaaataataaacaaaaagatatgtaatattgaaattatagaaaattaaTCAAACACTGAAATATTCATTTAGAAGggataaatgaaataattttaatgataatgatgttccaaattttatttttaattatcatttttttacagTAAGCATAAATTTAGTAAAAACGAAGTTCGTAGAACATGATGCACaaatacaattaaaataaaagcaaaatttagtctgttataattgttaattattgtttttattttaacagtaattatttattaaaatatatatttacccACATTGTCAACCGCGTACTGTGAcacataacaaaaataaaatataaaagtaataaagtAATGTTATCTTACaacttcatttatttaatatcgacttaatatattttaatcagaattaatctataaaaattatttacttaGATCAAAAAAATCGATATATgcttaatttaatttttataaagaaataatttttgtgcTGCAAAGGTTgctttcatttatatattaaatatataagattTAAACAAGAAAACATTAACAATtagaaaaatgtttttaaaattcgaaatgtatttcttttaacgtttttttaagtttatatgtaaaaaaatattttattttcttaaatctataaaatatatttttttctttttaaataataattgattgcatatttaataatatttataaaattataaaataaaataagaatagaaatgaaattaaaatataatccATAATTTCATAACTATGAATCCTATTTAAAAGgatattactttattatatatttataattttacttttattcgatgaaagaaaaactaaaagatttttaaaaaatttttacaattcatatattttgtattatatttcacataaaacatattatatataataaatattatgttcttttttatgtaaaaaaatatatatatacatatcaatgaaacaaaatatattcactatcgtttttttaatacaatcCAAGAGACATTTATTGTTCATCTAAAAATAACacattttcttaataaccatatctaataataattttagattACTATGACGTATAATATGGAAAGAAGAATTTTTaatcaaacatatatattaccatagtttaatttaattatgcTAACTGCACTAtgatacaattatttttgtgCACAACAACATATTTtctatacaaatatatttaaatatatgaataaatacgttattccataataattattaaaatacaataataatcTATATTCAAATTCAAAAgtattaaaacatataaattcaaaaaagtactaagaaaatatatttctctttttgtacataaaaaacAGTAGTTATACTCATGTgctttcataatattttaaaaattatatatattctcatTAAGAACatcacaaaaaatataacacttattatttcatattaaatatttcattatgtaaacatatccattccttattattcatatttttcatttattaacttaattttgttatatttttcattatttcttaaaatccTATAGAACCCTATTATAAGCATAACAGCTAACATAACCATAAGTACGCTAAATAATGCTATAATAAGATATGTAAGTACATCGTCACCCCAACCTTCTACAGCTTTCAATTTACtcaatatttcattttctgtaattttttcccatatatcttttaaagATGGTAAACTTGATAATATTGGTATCCCTATTCCCAgcaagataaaaataaaaaacatagcAACTCCAGTTCCATATTTCCTAAAtctaattttgtttaaagATATATCACAAATTCTCCTGTttcttttaagaaaattatcgtaatctttttttttaatccattttttttcaaaatggaaatgtttACCATCAAACAttgcattattataatctataaCTTCTGTATAGTATTGTGCCTTATTTAATAGACCTCTATTTgattgtttgtttttttctttgtcttctttttcattattagatatattcTTTTGCTTATTAACAccattttttagaaaattttcttttaaactTACATTATTCGaatatttatcctttttacaTTTTGCAAGCGATCGATAATTACTTGTATCTAAATTTTCACCTACCTTACAGTTTCCATCCAAAAATTTGCTACATGTCCACTAAAAGAACGacatgaatatttattatttatatgaataaataatttcatgctaaaaaattgtgttagtaaaaatataacactactaatataaataaagtaaatatccttataatatataatcataccatatcattattaaaattacatatcCAAGTTAAAAggagaaacaaaaaaattttaataaatatgataaacTTAATTTTCTGTTTCATATTGTAAatctttaatattataatatattcagtaaaaacaaaattaataataatataatatacttctAACAATATagtatcatatttatttaaaattttttttgtatcatttgcttcgtaaaaaattattaaaatatatataactataaagAATTTCACAACAttaacaaagaaaaataaatgtcaaaatatattgtaaaattttttttcttaatattacataaaattaactcttattaaaaaaaaataatgcgaatttatttataaatatcaaaactatataatttaattatttaaattagtACACtgcttaaataatattttttattaatttttttcaaactaaaatagaaaaaaatatatatatgatttcatataatttcaaaatatacaGTTTATATGGAATATAGAACATAgagaatatagataatatacTCTTCATTATCATAGTACAATAATTACAAATCATCAAGGTATTCTGCTAACAATTCTAAAAgcatatacattatattgcaggacttattttttattcttaaaaatattcatgattacagtaatagtaataatatattaaataactaTCATTTTGTGTCATGTTAAACCTAGAAGATTCTTTAGAAAATTcctaaataattaatatcatttatatattgcaatataatgaaaaattgaatatatttaccACAACATGATATACGAAGGAATACATCTTTTTAAGGCAAATAAGAactcatttttaatatttgtataataatttttgaaaattataatttttagtaaGTAAAGTTTACATCATTATTTCTATATGAGAAAGCTTTATAAGAGTCCagataattttgttttttaagtatacttattcagaaaaaatattaatataattctagaaaaacaaaaaaacatattgTTACAGTGGAATTATTCAATATATGTACACCTATACATATTGTTTActtagaataaaataaattaaaaatatatgaagattaatttaaaaaaaaaaaaaaaaaggaactaataataataatttttaattcttttattaaaaatgttattagctatattttaaaatccTTATTCACAAAAGTTAACATATTCTAGTCTCATGTTCTGTAACTTTTAAGcatccttaaaaaaaaaaaaaaaaattattcataggTTATTCcattgaataaataatagtttttaatatataagtaaatgtAATAACTGAAGCAAGTGTTCATGTTGtgctataattttttattcaatttataaaaagtcAAACTTAATAGAAGAAAATTACCCGTAAAAGAGTTCCATGAGGAACATTGttcattatttacatttaattaaatattacaaaaaaaaaaaagttcactacttaaatatatcttaGTGAACTATATTTACAAACAGAaacgttatatatttattagttatTCACAAATATgctatacatttattttttaatttatttttattcaaaaaatgaagTTTATAAATAGAAAGTATTAGTAATTGTAAACATTAACTATGTATCTTCGCatacaattttaaaacaatattaactcttactatatttatagtaagcataaataataacacaaatataaaaaatttagttaTGCATAATTATATCTCTACTgaaaacaatataatttttttcattatactTAAGGAACATTTCGATTTTTATAGATAtgtagtacatatataaatgttttttattatcaaaatACAAAGAACAtctggaaaaaaaaatttgaacatattatttattaatatatgattatatatagttcattaaattaataccttaacaatgtaatatataaaaataatatatattatattaatttataaatttttcagtgtaaaaaatgttgaggtaattttaaaaaactgaATTAAAAACGTATTTGAGAGGAATATTAATAAgttaaatgtttttaactCTTCATTTAACATTAAATATTTCGAAAAATAACGTAATtaaacaattataaataaataatatttaataaatattttattttattatatatttaaaatttcatatttaaatcATGAAAAAAGTACTAAGCCTTTGATAATAAGACCTACTATAAAATAGttctataaaatttatatcacAAAGCgtattttataacataaatattaagtttatttgttggtaaaaataatatatatatacatatcagTGTAAAATTATGTGTTAACTTCTCTATATAAAACACAAATTAAAAACacatttatttgtaatttaaaGTAATCATAGAATTTTTTgattacgaaaaaaaataatcctTTTTAAACACAaaactattaaaaatataaagctatataatttatagttAAATATAAACTATCAATGGtcattaacaaaattatacgTACTCtcctattatatattaaatttaaagcaaatatatatatttttcttaggaaatttttgaaataaaaaattgtacgaataaaagaatattattcatttaatcTGAAAACGATCTTTagaatataaatagaaaaatattataactttctaatttacaaaaaaactaagaatacatacattttcTGTTGTGTATCAAAAATccacttatattttatggtaattataaaatttgaagTAGTTATTAGTGTGTTTATTAAGTGTATTCccataaatattaatgataatagTTTGATTTCAAGATATCTAtacagaaataaaaatattccttattattatttttctctgtttctgaatttaattttttcatattttttaacttttttatggtaataaataattcctGATATTAGAGCAATactcaataaaataaaaggtacaaaatttattagaatacgaaaaaattgtcctaatatgcatatatcaCTAACATTGCTTGCTGCTTCGCACATAATGCATGTAACCTTTGCTCCTTGTGCTGTTGATACACTGTGCGTAAAAAATCCTTCTAACTTTTTTAGTTCTTCTATAATAGACTTCCATGGAGATTCCTCTGTTATAggttttaaatattctttctTTAAGCCTAGTTGATACAATAAACTACCTTTATTTCCAAATGTCAGTGATACTTctagtataaatattattaatataaacaagAAGATTAATACAGGTAAAACAATTCGTAATCCGTATTTTTTACGCATTACTTTGTTGTAAACCTGATTACTAATTGTCTTGTTATTTCTAAGAAAATCCGTATAATCAAGTTccttgaatatttttttttctaaatgggAATATTTCTTGGTTTCAAATGtacaagatttattttttatagttccTTTATTATCTCCTGAAATATTTGAAAGATATGGGTTTGactgtttcttttttctcgAGTCATCTTTTTCACTATaagatatatcttttttttcgtacactctgttaattttcatttctcCTTTTAAACGTACACTACTTGAATCATTATTTTGCTTGTATTTTGCTAGTAAACGACACGTTCTTGCGTATAACCTTTTGTGATGTTTCCAACTTTCACCAAAAGATTTCTTAAGAACATtctaaaaaaggaaaaaattaaaattttagttatataattaaatatctaATCGTAGAAAAAcaacaatattaaaaatagagcacaaaatatattaataatatatatattcttaaataatgttattataccattttaatgtaaaaataacatatccAACTTAAAAGGATCAACGtagtaaatttaataaataattgtgtcttaattttttgttccatcataaagatatttaaaactataatatattaagcgataatgtaacaataatataatatttctataattatAGAGGacgctattattattattttttttttttatttttttttattttagaaaaaacatattaaaaatatattactttaatttttttataaaagagttcaagaaaaataactgtaaaaataaactataaaatttttatcttaatattatttataatttaataaatataattaaaatactataaaacaaattaattaatgaatattcaaaatatatatattatttacctAATGAAGTAATggtttaatatttttttagttcttttcaatataaaataaaaaaatatatatatgatttctCAACATTTCGAAATATTTAGTATATGTAGCATATAGAATGTAAAGAATAtaactaatatatttctcCATATTGTAGGAAAAGTATTCCTGTTTTCAATAATGTATTCctattattaatacaaatattattaatattaattttgagAAAAACAGTTTATTgctaaaataatattaattattatatcaatataataaaagaaataataaatgaaaaaaaaaatttttgactagttttttctttattttatatgtaatatatggGAAAGTTACTTTGTAAACTTATGCATTTTTTGCGTTCTATAATATAGGTAAAATAACGGATTTATAACAAaacatgtaatatataaaaaagctaCGTATTTCAATGTTAATAAGGAATGACCTTTTActtttgtaatataattttggAACTATGCAGtatttaattacatataattaatgctattacatataaattaaattattgtaaaatcatcaacttattttaattttttttaatttaatatttatatttaaaatatatatagtacaaacataataaataacgTATAGAGCAATGTTTGTACTAACTGTATTAACATATGAATAATCATGGAAGAATAATTtactttaattatttaaaaaacaaaaatatatacaattcgATGTTATTCATATACTTCAAAGatattttagtattttttataaaaaagtactGACTTCAACAATTACGTaagtaaaaagtaaaatgagaaatgttattaattcgctcgtttaaatataaaatttcattaattctaaaattaataaggttttatttataattagtTCTTTAAAGGAAAATTGTATTATTGTTCATTCATAATATCATACTTcaattataagaaaaataaaaaaatccgtaaaaatatttttacatcaaacagtttatgaaaaatttatattttataatattttttttataaatctgatttttcatgtatattataatgtaaGAAAACACATTACTACAAAAAAACTAATGATTTggatttaattaaataaagaacaacttaatatatcaatatataaagtaatatataataaattgtttaaaattataatcaaAATATCACTTACAacaactaaaaaaaaaaaaattgttaaaaaaataaattatttcattctATGAGAGAAGTTGTATCAATTGTCACtttgtatattaaattaaacaggtatatatttaatgtattaaatatCTTTTCGAAACATTTagacattttatttttgaatataaaacacatttttatatttaatatttagtaATGTCAATAACgcaattatataaaacaaaaaaaaaatattatatatatatatataataagtcaaaatatttaacaaattcaaaacaataaattaaaatactaaataaaatataaaaacattataactgttaaatatattatatatatcttttattaattttctgTATGAATAAACTTTTCTATATTATCTAggttccaaaaaaaaatatttttaagtacacaaggaataattttttttaagaacaatttcattaataataaaaaaaatgtttattagataaaacatgtatattatatatgatcactctatattatttttgaccagtatttaacttttttttcatttactgCATTGGCCTCTATAATTCTAAGTATTTAACAGCATATAAATAAtcactaaaatatataattaaataactaACAATCGTATAGATTTACCCCCATTCTCAGAATTATATAATCGTATTAGTATTTCTTCTCTAATTTATAGTAAATTTTCttatagaataataaaaagtgtaataaatgtacaataaaggaaaatattcCTATGCATCCgcttataaaaatgtatttataaatgattaATATTCTAAActacttttttttggaaGTACCAGCAGAATACTTTTTCATACACAGAAATGAGACccatatatattagttttttaactacaaatatatgtatcatGGAAAATTGCTTATATAAAACAGAAGTCGATTTGTTAACCAATTTATTGATTTCAGCTTTTGAATTATCTTTGTCCATATACTAAAACTTTCCATCATAttctttttcaatattataatattcgtcgttttaaacataatatccattttcatataacatatcataaatcatatattatttgttcccttattattttctgatagaaatatataagaacTTCTATCTAATATTCCACGTGCATGGTTCTAACAAActaaaaatttgttaaagTTACAATACAACgaatataaaatgtttttattatttataatataataaatatgccTACTCAAATAAAATTTCCACATTAATagatatgtatttttatataaaataaagcacaaaaatatatgaattaaattttcttcCATGTTATTATAACGCATTAGTGAAATAAGAACATATCCAAATAAAAAGGACAAACAAAATAGTTTCagctaaaataaaaaatttcattttttaatttatgtaagaactaatgaattttataatatatataaaagtaactAAAGAATTCAGTGTAAATTAACATGACCCTGACAAAAAGGTAAATTTATTTGCGctgctattttatttttaaaaaaggtatTAAACTGTATTagtataatacaaatatatagtagaaataagaaaagtttatttaaaaacatttttgtaaatatttccgataaaattttttattaaaaaagaaacatcaaaataatttttgtttataataattattttaatatatcctcaatatatatatatatacatatattagtaATATAAGAGAACAATTCTGAATTTTAGTTATCAGTGCTTTtcagaagaattaaaaattaaaatatatttttcattatgaataactattttatttgataattagaataaaaaaaatatatatgtattgaGAACTGGTACATAGGCAAATATTAGTAATATggttattaatttttttgttagaTGCCTAATAATAagcttatttatttgtacatgTTATACCTAtaaatactattttataattaaaaaacataaattatattatagaatttaataatatacatgatatgaaaacaaaatttataataaaagaaaattttcttttctggtaaaatttataatttaatatattccaAATACTTATAACATAAAGaacttttataaaagaatattttggAAATTCTCCTCTAGTAATTAATTAGTGTGCAGAATACTTATACTTCAAAAAGTACTATccaatttatcttttttatatatacgtataatattattaaatgttgAATACTATTACATCATATaacttaaaataatacaatatgtatattatggctaaaaataaattaattaaatttaaaaattaagtaaattttaatttcttttttttttttttttttgtttaacatattaatttGTACGTTCTAGAGAAATTATAttaagataaattaaaaaaaatatgtaaaaagaaacgtactaaagaaaaattgcaaaaagaaactaatatctttaaaaaatacagaaaaatatatataataaaacataaaaaaaatttgaaaaaatatttaatgtattatttttctatttgatATTTCAAATGAAGAGATAAGtgtgcatattttttgttgatttataaataaatataatcagAAAACATGTATTAAATTACAGCTTACATGTAACTtagcaaaataatataaatcttatattttatgaaatataactacaaagaataaatatttatactcCAAAACGTTTGTTCAATATAATGAATGTAGTTAATTACAAaagcataatatattatctataCTATTTCAATTGTATATCAATAAATTGAtactaaattttataatcaaattactttttttaaaaaataattaaaaaagaatataaaaaatttttaaagtttaCGTTACATAATGTATATTACCTTATAGAATAGAACAAGAAtaagataataatttttttattccaagttttcatacacatatattatatatatacatataaacatagttaaaaatattctggATCTTAGATCTTTAAATGCTTTTTTCATTCgcattttaattattatgtataaattttaaatttatttttatataaaaagctGTAAGAGCGCACTTTAGGAAATGATATCCTATATTATTAAGAACacataatgataaaaattatataaacatactagattataattatatattattttctaaaattcTGCATAATTAATTTAGCTGGTAATATTTAGAGAATTAACTTtttcctatatttttttattcatgttataatttttaaaaatgttcatgcaaatttaaattaattatgcatattcagtaaaatgaaaaaatgaactatatgtaattttcatttttcttgaaatatttaactaAGCCCTAAATTAGTGAATGCAACATCAGCAAatagtattattaaatatatatatttattttatatattcatacctgttaattcatacatatatatgtgtagtAATCCCTTTATATCTCTTAAAATATTGTAGATACAAAATCGCTCGTAATATTCATTTCTTACAAATATATCTTTTGCAATAATAGATTATGTCCCTTTTAATTTGTCCTTACTgttataatgataataataatataaggtatattactttttttattttaatttttcgtttaaaaattaattaatatgagttatacatatatccagtgaaattaatatttttctattgttTCATTAAGTGATATTTTTAcaatcattattattataggaTTAATAAATCTTTTCTGCAACACTATTACTACCATGAGTGATATTGAAGTATACTAACacaaacacatatatgttaaaatgaTCTCTAGAATAAGGACCATTCCTATTTTTATCTACATGTATTTGTTGTACTCCAGCACTGTACGgatatttatcttttctaatttatttactttttaaaaatgcatataaactttccatattataaatatgtttatatatatttatctaatattatttttacaaaaaaaaaattacaaaaaatatggtataatttttttttttttttaagttccAAATGAATTAGTACATTATATGCAAACTTGCATACGAAATATGTTtttgcacatttttttttgttacatgTTCATACTTTTTTAGATGTTCGTTTATGTATGgtgaatattataaacatgTGCATGTACACGGAAGTACAtcttattcatatatatctatgtacatata is part of the Plasmodium malariae genome assembly, chromosome: 14 genome and encodes:
- the PmUG01_14013100 gene encoding fam-m protein, with the protein product MKQKIKFIIFIKIFLFLLLTWICNFNNDMWTCSKFLDGNCKVGENLDTSNYRSLAKCKKDKYSNNVSLKENFLKNGVNKQKNISNNEKEDKEKNKQSNRGLLNKAQYYTEVIDYNNAMFDGKHFHFEKKWIKKKDYDNFLKRNRRICDISLNKIRFRKYGTGVAMFFIFILLGIGIPILSSLPSLKDIWEKITENEILSKLKAVEGWGDDVLTYLIIALFSVLMVMLAVMLIIGFYRILRNNEKYNKIKLINEKYE
- the PmUG01_14013200 gene encoding fam-l protein yields the protein MMEQKIKTQLFIKFTTLILLSWICYFYIKMNVLKKSFGESWKHHKRLYARTCRLLAKYKQNNDSSSVRLKGEMKINRVYEKKDISYSEKDDSRKKKQSNPYLSNISGDNKGTIKNKSCTFETKKYSHLEKKIFKELDYTDFLRNNKTISNQVYNKVMRKKYGLRIVLPVLIFLFILIIFILEVSLTFGNKGSLLYQLGLKKEYLKPITEESPWKSIIEELKKLEGFFTHSVSTAQGAKVTCIMCEAASNVSDICILGQFFRILINFVPFILLSIALISGIIYYHKKVKKYEKIKFRNREK